From Psychrobacillus sp. FSL K6-2836, a single genomic window includes:
- the atpD gene encoding F0F1 ATP synthase subunit beta produces MNKGQVLQVMGPVVDVKFDNGHLPAIYNALTVAIERPNEAPTTLTLEVALHLGDDSVRTIAMSSTDGLKRGTEVFDAGTAISVPVGDVTLGRVFNVLGEVIDLGEEVPVGERRDPIHRQAPTFENLSTEVEILETGIKVVDLLAPYIKGGKIGLFGGAGVGKTVLIQELINNIAQEHGGISVFAGVGERTREGNDLFHEMSDSGVIKKTAMVFGQMNEPPGARMRVALTGLTMAEYFRDEQGADVLLFIDNIFRFTQAGSEVSALLGRMPSAAGYQPTLATEMGQLQERITSTNTGSVTSIQAIYVPADDYTDPAPATTFAHLDATTNLERKLSEMGIYPAVDPLASSSRALSPEIVGQEHYDVARQVQYTLQRYRELQDIIAILGMDELGDEDKLVVNRARRIQFYLSQNFHVAEQFTGQKGSYVPVKETVEGFKQILDGKYDHLPEDAFRLVGRIEEVVEKAKSMGVEV; encoded by the coding sequence GTGAACAAAGGACAAGTACTACAAGTAATGGGTCCAGTTGTTGACGTTAAGTTTGACAACGGCCATTTACCAGCTATCTATAATGCACTAACTGTAGCGATTGAACGTCCAAACGAAGCGCCTACAACTTTAACATTAGAAGTAGCGTTACACTTAGGAGATGACTCAGTTCGTACTATTGCAATGTCATCTACGGACGGCCTTAAGCGTGGTACAGAGGTATTTGATGCTGGTACAGCAATTTCTGTTCCAGTTGGTGATGTAACTTTAGGACGTGTTTTCAACGTACTTGGTGAAGTTATTGACTTAGGGGAAGAAGTACCAGTTGGAGAACGTCGTGATCCAATTCACCGTCAAGCTCCAACATTTGAAAACCTATCTACAGAAGTTGAAATTCTTGAAACAGGTATTAAAGTAGTAGATCTATTAGCTCCTTATATTAAAGGTGGTAAAATCGGTCTATTCGGTGGTGCCGGTGTAGGGAAAACGGTTCTTATTCAAGAACTTATTAATAACATTGCTCAAGAGCATGGCGGTATTTCTGTATTCGCTGGTGTTGGAGAGCGTACGCGTGAAGGAAATGACTTATTCCATGAGATGAGTGATTCAGGCGTTATTAAGAAAACAGCAATGGTATTCGGTCAAATGAATGAACCACCTGGCGCACGTATGCGTGTTGCTTTAACTGGTCTTACAATGGCAGAATATTTCCGTGATGAACAAGGTGCAGACGTACTTCTATTCATCGACAATATTTTCCGTTTCACGCAAGCAGGTTCTGAGGTTTCAGCACTTTTAGGTCGTATGCCTTCAGCTGCTGGTTACCAACCAACACTTGCAACTGAAATGGGTCAATTACAAGAGCGTATCACGTCAACTAACACTGGTTCAGTTACATCTATCCAAGCGATTTATGTACCAGCCGATGACTATACGGATCCAGCTCCAGCAACAACATTCGCTCACTTAGATGCGACTACAAACTTAGAACGTAAATTATCTGAGATGGGTATCTATCCAGCGGTTGATCCTTTAGCTTCTTCTTCACGTGCGCTTTCTCCGGAAATCGTAGGTCAAGAGCATTATGATGTAGCACGTCAAGTGCAATATACATTACAACGCTATAGAGAGCTTCAAGATATTATCGCAATCTTAGGTATGGATGAATTAGGAGATGAAGACAAGCTAGTAGTAAACCGTGCTCGTCGTATTCAGTTCTACCTATCTCAAAACTTCCATGTTGCAGAACAATTTACAGGTCAAAAAGGTTCATACGTTCCAGTTAAAGAAACTGTTGAAGGATTCAAACAAATTCTTGATGGAAAATATGACCATTTACCAGAAGATGCATTCCGTCTAGTTGGACGCATTGAAGAAGTTGTAGAAAAAGCGAAAAGCATGGGCGTAGAAGTATAA
- a CDS encoding M23 family metallopeptidase produces MQIEVMKMREEQKNNTSQKKNNNPKKPWFWPLIYAGFSVAFVGMIWGYNVYVSDDSAKDSEWTDASKDPDSVTIETNAQAESMKYPFKEALHDSIKIVQHYYDMEADEATREKSILVFDHSYVMNTGVSLSMNSEPFEVVAAMSGKVEEVNLDPFVGDEIVLSHANGMVTKYRSVTGILVKAGDVVEQGDSLATAAENEWNPTAGIHLQFEVLQDDVLVNPETLLAF; encoded by the coding sequence ATGCAAATAGAGGTGATGAAAATGAGAGAAGAACAAAAGAACAATACTTCTCAGAAGAAGAATAATAACCCGAAAAAGCCGTGGTTTTGGCCACTAATTTATGCAGGTTTTTCGGTAGCTTTTGTAGGAATGATTTGGGGTTACAATGTGTATGTCAGTGATGATTCAGCAAAAGATTCAGAATGGACAGATGCAAGTAAAGATCCAGATTCAGTAACGATTGAAACAAATGCTCAAGCAGAATCGATGAAATACCCTTTTAAAGAGGCTCTGCATGATAGCATCAAAATCGTACAGCACTATTACGATATGGAAGCAGATGAAGCGACTCGTGAAAAGTCAATACTTGTATTCGATCATAGTTATGTGATGAATACAGGTGTATCTCTATCTATGAATAGTGAGCCATTTGAAGTAGTTGCAGCAATGAGTGGAAAAGTAGAGGAAGTCAATCTAGATCCATTTGTTGGAGATGAAATCGTCTTGTCACATGCTAATGGTATGGTAACCAAATATCGCTCTGTCACTGGTATTCTAGTAAAAGCTGGAGACGTTGTAGAACAAGGAGACTCGCTTGCTACAGCTGCTGAAAATGAATGGAACCCAACTGCGGGTATTCATTTACAGTTTGAAGTACTGCAAGATGATGTTTTAGTAAATCCAGAGACCTTACTAGCATTTTAA
- the spoIID gene encoding stage II sporulation protein D, with the protein MKQNILFIILCAALLFLPFLLIKEKPKEETVPSPTSELEISCPILIEVKGVKEKIPLESYVLGVVAAEMPVTFHEEALKAQSIAARTYVLRDTNYGQKSINPTVLKQVYASETDRKEKWGASFQQYEDKLKKVIAATEGEIIVYKDQLITAMFFSSSNGQTESAENYSGNAIPYLVSVPSKSEEMYAPNRTKQFEFTHGEWSKAFNMKWTSNIPKTFEVRKTDTDRVESIHMDGKSWTGREVRTLLGLPSTDFTIMFQSDKVVVDTVGYGHGVGMSQYGAEVLANDSVLAADILLHYYKGTEIKKFSPCLKSP; encoded by the coding sequence ATGAAACAAAACATACTTTTTATAATCCTATGCGCAGCCCTGTTGTTTTTGCCCTTTTTATTAATAAAAGAAAAACCAAAAGAAGAAACAGTACCATCGCCAACATCGGAACTCGAAATTTCTTGTCCAATACTAATCGAAGTGAAAGGGGTTAAGGAGAAAATTCCGCTAGAAAGTTATGTACTTGGAGTTGTGGCTGCTGAAATGCCGGTTACTTTTCATGAAGAGGCATTAAAGGCTCAATCTATAGCGGCAAGGACATATGTGCTTAGAGATACGAATTATGGTCAAAAATCAATCAATCCAACAGTATTGAAACAGGTCTATGCTAGTGAGACAGATCGGAAAGAAAAGTGGGGGGCCTCCTTCCAACAATATGAGGACAAGCTAAAGAAGGTTATCGCTGCGACAGAGGGAGAAATTATCGTCTATAAAGATCAACTAATCACAGCGATGTTCTTTTCTTCCAGCAACGGTCAAACGGAAAGTGCAGAAAACTACAGTGGAAATGCGATCCCCTATTTAGTATCTGTACCAAGTAAATCAGAGGAAATGTATGCTCCAAATAGAACGAAGCAGTTTGAATTTACACATGGAGAATGGTCTAAAGCCTTTAATATGAAATGGACTTCAAACATACCTAAAACTTTCGAAGTACGAAAGACTGATACGGACCGAGTAGAATCGATCCATATGGATGGAAAGTCGTGGACAGGCCGTGAAGTTCGAACCCTTTTAGGTCTACCATCTACTGATTTCACTATAATGTTTCAATCTGATAAAGTAGTAGTGGATACGGTTGGATACGGGCATGGAGTAGGGATGAGTCAGTACGGGGCAGAGGTACTTGCAAATGATTCTGTATTGGCAGCCGATATTTTACTTCACTACTATAAAGGTACAGAAATAAAAAAATTTTCACCATGTTTAAAATCTCCTTGA
- the murA gene encoding UDP-N-acetylglucosamine 1-carboxyvinyltransferase, translating to MDKIVVKGGQTLNGKVRVEGAKNAVLPVLAAALLATKGKNVIKDVPTLADVLTINEVLKSLNTEVSYNPEKNEVIIDSQKKLSSEAQFEYVRKMRASILVMGPILARNGFARVALPGGCAIGSRPIDQHLKGFEAMGAVISFGHGFVEATTNGRLKGAKIYLDVPSVGATENIMTAAALAEGTTIIENAAKEPEIVDLANFINEMGGLVKGAGTDTIRIEGVEELHGTEHHIIPDRIEAGTFMVAAAITKGNVLIENAVPEHMTALISKMQEMGIEITEEEQGLRVRSKGNLKSVDIKTMPHPGFPTDMQSQMMALMMTAHGTGIITETVFENRFMHVEEFRRMNGNMKIEGRSVIMESPSDLQGAEVAATDLRAAAALIIAGLVAEGITRVTELYHLDRGYVDFDKKLAALGADIERIGSESAEKTVQFV from the coding sequence GTGGACAAAATCGTTGTTAAAGGTGGCCAAACGTTAAACGGGAAAGTACGAGTAGAAGGTGCAAAAAATGCAGTACTACCAGTATTAGCTGCAGCTCTACTTGCTACTAAAGGCAAAAACGTTATTAAAGATGTACCGACACTTGCAGATGTTTTGACAATAAATGAAGTATTGAAAAGTTTAAATACAGAAGTTAGTTATAACCCGGAAAAGAATGAAGTAATCATTGATTCGCAAAAGAAACTATCTAGTGAAGCCCAATTCGAGTATGTTCGTAAAATGCGTGCATCTATACTTGTAATGGGTCCAATTTTAGCGCGTAATGGATTTGCACGTGTAGCTCTTCCTGGTGGTTGTGCAATAGGATCACGTCCTATTGATCAGCATTTAAAAGGTTTCGAAGCAATGGGTGCAGTAATTTCATTTGGACATGGATTTGTTGAAGCAACTACTAATGGACGTCTAAAAGGTGCCAAAATTTATTTGGATGTTCCAAGCGTAGGTGCAACGGAAAATATTATGACTGCTGCGGCATTAGCGGAAGGTACAACAATTATCGAAAATGCTGCAAAAGAACCTGAAATTGTCGATTTAGCTAACTTTATCAACGAAATGGGCGGATTGGTAAAAGGTGCAGGTACCGACACTATTCGCATTGAAGGTGTGGAAGAACTTCATGGCACAGAACACCATATCATACCTGATCGTATTGAAGCGGGAACATTCATGGTCGCTGCTGCAATAACAAAAGGTAATGTGCTCATTGAAAATGCAGTACCTGAACATATGACAGCACTTATATCTAAAATGCAAGAAATGGGCATTGAAATTACCGAAGAGGAACAAGGTCTTCGTGTACGTTCTAAAGGAAATCTAAAATCAGTTGATATCAAAACGATGCCACACCCAGGTTTCCCAACAGATATGCAATCCCAAATGATGGCATTAATGATGACTGCCCACGGAACTGGCATCATAACAGAAACAGTATTCGAAAATCGCTTCATGCACGTGGAAGAATTCCGCAGAATGAATGGCAACATGAAAATCGAAGGACGTTCTGTCATTATGGAGTCCCCATCCGACCTACAAGGTGCAGAAGTCGCTGCAACCGACCTAAGAGCGGCAGCAGCACTTATTATTGCAGGATTAGTCGCTGAAGGAATCACACGCGTTACGGAGCTCTACCATCTTGATAGAGGATATGTCGATTTTGATAAAAAATTGGCAGCATTAGGCGCCGATATTGAACGCATCGGTAGCGAATCAGCAGAGAAAACAGTGCAATTTGTATAA
- the atpA gene encoding F0F1 ATP synthase subunit alpha, with product MSIKAEEISVLIKQQIENYESEMKVSDVGTVITIGDGIARAHGLDNVMAGELLEFSTGVLGMAQNLEANNVGIVILGPYSDIKEGDEVRRTGRIMEVPVGKELIGRVVNPLGQPVDGLGPIATTKSRPIESPAQGVMARKSVHEPLQTGIKAIDALVPIGRGQRELIIGDRQTGKTSVAIDTILNQADQDMICIYVAIGQKESTVRNVVETLRKKGALDYTIVVTASASQPAPLLYLAPYAGVTMAEEFMFEGKHVLIVYDDLSKQAAAYRELSLLLRRPPGREAYPGDVFYLHSRLLERAAKLNETLGAGSITALPFVETQAGDISAYIPTNVISITDGQIFLQSDLFFSGVRPAINAGLSVSRVGGSAQIKAMKKVAGTLRLDLAAYRELEAFSQFGSDLDAATQAKLNRGVRTVEVLKQDLNSPIKVEKQVMILYALTRGHLDDIPVKDITRFEAELGSWLDSNHTNVLDHIRTTKDLPSDEDMSNAISAFKKTFAKSE from the coding sequence ATGAGCATCAAAGCTGAAGAAATCAGTGTCTTGATTAAGCAGCAGATTGAGAATTACGAATCTGAGATGAAAGTTAGCGACGTTGGTACGGTAATCACGATTGGTGACGGTATCGCGCGTGCTCATGGCCTCGACAATGTCATGGCTGGAGAGCTTTTAGAATTCTCAACTGGTGTTTTAGGTATGGCGCAAAACTTGGAAGCCAACAACGTTGGTATCGTTATCCTTGGACCATACTCGGACATCAAAGAAGGCGATGAAGTACGTCGAACAGGCCGTATTATGGAAGTTCCAGTTGGTAAAGAATTGATTGGCCGCGTTGTCAATCCACTTGGCCAACCAGTTGACGGACTAGGTCCTATTGCAACTACAAAATCTCGTCCAATCGAAAGTCCTGCACAAGGGGTTATGGCACGTAAATCTGTACATGAGCCACTTCAAACAGGTATTAAAGCGATTGATGCACTTGTACCAATCGGGCGTGGCCAACGTGAGTTAATCATCGGTGACCGCCAAACAGGTAAAACATCTGTTGCAATCGATACTATTCTAAACCAAGCAGACCAAGATATGATTTGTATCTATGTTGCAATTGGTCAAAAGGAATCGACTGTACGTAACGTTGTAGAAACACTTCGTAAAAAAGGTGCTTTAGATTACACAATTGTTGTAACTGCATCTGCATCACAACCAGCTCCATTACTTTACCTAGCTCCTTATGCTGGTGTAACAATGGCAGAAGAATTTATGTTCGAAGGTAAGCATGTATTGATCGTTTATGATGATTTATCTAAACAAGCTGCTGCATACCGTGAGCTTTCATTACTTCTTCGTCGTCCTCCAGGCCGTGAAGCATATCCAGGGGATGTATTCTACTTACACAGCCGTCTACTTGAGCGCGCTGCGAAGTTAAATGAAACACTTGGTGCAGGTTCAATCACTGCATTACCATTCGTTGAAACACAAGCTGGAGATATCTCTGCTTATATTCCAACAAACGTAATTTCTATTACAGATGGTCAAATCTTCTTACAATCTGATTTATTCTTCTCGGGTGTACGTCCAGCGATCAATGCCGGATTATCAGTATCTCGTGTAGGTGGGTCAGCACAAATTAAAGCAATGAAAAAAGTTGCGGGTACACTACGTCTTGACTTAGCTGCATACCGTGAACTTGAAGCATTCTCTCAATTTGGATCAGATCTTGACGCAGCAACACAAGCTAAACTTAACCGTGGTGTGCGTACAGTAGAAGTATTAAAACAAGACTTGAATAGCCCGATTAAAGTGGAAAAACAAGTAATGATTTTATATGCTCTAACACGTGGCCATTTAGATGATATTCCAGTGAAAGATATTACTCGTTTTGAAGCAGAACTTGGAAGCTGGTTAGATTCAAACCACACAAATGTTTTAGATCATATTCGCACGACAAAAGACCTTCCTTCAGATGAAGATATGAGCAATGCAATTTCTGCATTCAAAAAAACTTTCGCTAAATCTGAATAA
- a CDS encoding DUF1146 family protein codes for MGLLSSEQAVIAILANIFFIGISFYALQALMMDKIIKKNRVFQAQLFYILTSIVIGSIVANFFLNLTSWSNQLPFLFE; via the coding sequence ATGGGATTATTAAGTAGTGAACAAGCAGTAATTGCTATACTAGCAAATATCTTTTTTATTGGAATATCTTTCTATGCGTTACAGGCATTAATGATGGATAAAATAATAAAGAAAAATCGTGTATTTCAAGCACAACTTTTTTATATTTTAACGAGTATAGTGATTGGATCTATCGTCGCTAATTTTTTCTTGAATTTAACAAGTTGGTCAAATCAGCTTCCATTTTTATTCGAGTAA
- a CDS encoding ATP synthase subunit I → MLEMQRIFTRQKKYIYFLLAACALGWGFTPYSTIFAGLALGSLFGLYNFWILVRRMEKFDRVLESGKGRAGLGTTFRFASGVAAVAIALALPEYIHLISTVIGLMIPYVLLVVERIMFHVKNQQ, encoded by the coding sequence ATGCTAGAAATGCAACGTATATTTACGAGGCAAAAAAAGTACATATATTTTTTGCTCGCAGCTTGTGCGCTAGGTTGGGGTTTTACACCTTATTCGACAATTTTTGCAGGCTTGGCACTTGGTTCTTTATTTGGTCTGTATAATTTCTGGATTCTAGTTCGTAGAATGGAGAAATTTGATCGTGTACTTGAGAGCGGAAAAGGACGAGCAGGTTTAGGTACAACATTCCGATTTGCATCGGGTGTTGCAGCGGTTGCAATTGCACTTGCCCTTCCGGAGTATATCCATCTTATCAGTACAGTTATCGGATTAATGATTCCCTATGTTTTACTTGTTGTAGAACGTATTATGTTTCATGTAAAAAATCAGCAATGA
- the atpE gene encoding F0F1 ATP synthase subunit C, protein MVGSVGLLAAAIAIGLGALGAGIGNGLIVSKTVEGIARQPEARGALQTVMFIGVALVEAIPIIAAVIAFIVLNK, encoded by the coding sequence ATGGTAGGTTCAGTTGGTCTTTTAGCAGCAGCTATAGCAATCGGTTTAGGTGCACTTGGTGCAGGTATTGGTAATGGTTTAATCGTTTCAAAAACAGTAGAAGGTATCGCTCGTCAACCAGAAGCACGTGGAGCTTTACAAACAGTTATGTTCATCGGGGTAGCATTAGTTGAGGCGATTCCAATTATCGCAGCAGTTATCGCATTCATCGTATTAAACAAATAA
- a CDS encoding F0F1 ATP synthase subunit epsilon, translating into MKTLTVNIVTPDGPVYDSEVDMIIAKTASGEIGILPGHIPMVAPLVAGAIKLKKEAKTEYVAVSSGFVEVRPEKVSILATSAEVASSIDLARAKEAMKRAEERLQSKSDSVDFNRAELALKRAMNRINVYEGNI; encoded by the coding sequence ATGAAGACACTTACAGTCAATATTGTCACTCCCGACGGCCCGGTATACGATTCTGAAGTAGACATGATTATCGCGAAAACAGCATCTGGTGAAATCGGTATTTTACCTGGCCATATTCCAATGGTTGCACCACTTGTAGCAGGTGCAATAAAATTGAAAAAAGAGGCAAAAACAGAGTACGTAGCAGTAAGCAGTGGTTTTGTGGAAGTTCGACCTGAAAAGGTATCGATCTTAGCAACATCTGCTGAGGTTGCTTCAAGTATCGATTTAGCTCGTGCTAAAGAAGCGATGAAACGTGCTGAAGAACGTCTTCAAAGCAAATCAGACTCGGTTGACTTCAACCGCGCTGAGCTTGCCTTGAAACGTGCGATGAATCGTATCAACGTTTATGAGGGTAATATTTAA
- a CDS encoding sporulation transcriptional regulator SpoIIID: MHETIRHRCIRLGEMVIETKKTVRAIASTTGHSKSTVHKDLTERLHLVDPQLAKEVKEILAYHKSVRHLRGGEATKRKWKTKKEDRRGRD; encoded by the coding sequence GTGCACGAAACGATTCGTCATAGATGCATACGTTTAGGTGAAATGGTCATTGAGACTAAAAAAACTGTTCGTGCTATCGCGAGCACAACCGGTCATTCCAAAAGCACTGTGCATAAGGATTTGACGGAAAGACTTCACTTAGTAGATCCGCAACTGGCAAAAGAAGTAAAAGAAATTTTAGCGTATCATAAATCGGTCAGGCATTTACGAGGTGGAGAAGCGACGAAAAGAAAGTGGAAAACGAAAAAAGAAGATAGAAGAGGTCGTGATTAG
- a CDS encoding F0F1 ATP synthase subunit gamma codes for MASLRDIKSKITSTKKTSQITKAMQMVSASKLNRAEENAKAYVPYMSKIQEVVGAIASGTSDSGHPMLTSRPVKKTAYLVITADRGLAGAYNSNVIRAVANAIAERHSSKEEYVIFAIGRMGRDFFLKRGSNVIGEVVGLPDQPAFADIKEVARKAVGMFTDGTYDELYMYYNHFVSAISSEVTEKKVLPLTDIAVETGTTASYEFEPSPEAILEVLLPQYAESLIFGALLDGKASEHASRMSAMKSATDNAADLISNLTLVYNRARQAAITQEITEIVGGAAALE; via the coding sequence GTGGCATCATTACGCGACATTAAAAGTAAAATTACGTCAACAAAGAAAACAAGTCAGATAACAAAAGCTATGCAAATGGTTTCTGCTTCTAAATTGAACCGTGCGGAGGAAAATGCGAAAGCATACGTTCCCTACATGTCAAAAATTCAAGAAGTAGTTGGTGCAATTGCATCAGGTACTAGTGATAGTGGGCATCCAATGTTAACTTCTCGTCCTGTTAAAAAGACTGCATATCTTGTCATTACTGCTGATCGTGGTTTGGCTGGCGCATATAACAGTAATGTTATTCGTGCTGTAGCTAATGCAATAGCTGAAAGACATTCTTCAAAAGAAGAGTATGTAATCTTCGCAATTGGGCGTATGGGACGTGATTTCTTCCTAAAGCGTGGTTCTAACGTAATTGGGGAAGTAGTCGGCTTACCAGACCAACCTGCTTTTGCTGATATTAAAGAAGTTGCTCGCAAAGCTGTTGGTATGTTCACGGATGGTACATATGATGAACTTTATATGTACTATAACCACTTTGTCAGTGCTATCTCCAGTGAAGTAACGGAGAAAAAGGTACTGCCACTTACGGATATTGCAGTAGAAACAGGCACAACTGCTTCTTATGAATTTGAGCCTTCACCTGAAGCAATTCTAGAAGTATTACTTCCACAGTATGCGGAAAGCCTGATTTTCGGTGCATTACTCGATGGTAAAGCCAGTGAGCATGCTTCTCGTATGTCTGCGATGAAATCCGCGACAGACAATGCAGCTGATTTGATCAGCAATTTAACATTAGTATACAACCGAGCACGTCAAGCAGCAATTACGCAAGAAATTACGGAAATTGTCGGCGGCGCAGCGGCATTAGAATAG
- the atpF gene encoding F0F1 ATP synthase subunit B: MSFDYLVLGASGHDGLNTWDILATLFFFLLLMVLLKKVAWGPLMGIMTQREELIASEIAAAENSRQESQRLLEEQRDLLKEARTEALAIVENAKKQGDASREEIITTARTEAIRLKESAIREIDTEKERAIAAVREEVVSLSVLAASKVLEKEVSEEDNRALIEATIAKAGEVN, translated from the coding sequence GTGTCTTTTGATTACCTTGTACTTGGTGCTAGTGGCCATGATGGGTTGAATACTTGGGATATTTTAGCTACATTATTCTTCTTCCTGTTACTTATGGTTCTATTGAAGAAAGTAGCTTGGGGTCCACTTATGGGGATTATGACTCAACGTGAAGAGTTAATCGCAAGTGAAATCGCAGCAGCTGAAAATAGTCGCCAAGAATCACAGCGTTTACTTGAAGAACAACGTGACTTACTTAAAGAAGCACGTACGGAAGCTTTAGCGATTGTAGAAAATGCGAAAAAGCAAGGCGATGCATCTCGTGAGGAAATTATCACAACTGCTCGTACTGAAGCTATCCGTTTGAAAGAATCTGCTATCCGTGAAATTGATACAGAAAAAGAAAGAGCGATTGCAGCAGTACGTGAAGAAGTAGTTTCACTTTCAGTACTTGCAGCGTCGAAAGTTCTTGAAAAAGAAGTTTCGGAAGAAGATAATCGTGCGCTAATCGAGGCAACGATTGCGAAGGCAGGCGAGGTTAATTGA
- the atpB gene encoding F0F1 ATP synthase subunit A, with amino-acid sequence MEHSNPTFEFLGMTGNWSNILMLAVTTLIVFLIAFISTRNLKMKPTGMQNFMEWIMDFVKGIIKSNFDWQTGGRYHVLGITLLMFIAVANLLGLPFSISYDGVLWWKSPTADPTVTMTLAVMIIILTHYYGIKMKGMKGYAVDTYLKPMPFLFPLKVIEEFANTLTLGLRLYGNIYAGEVLLGLLAGLATGYGAFGFVGAIIPAMAWQGFSLFIGGIQAFIFVMLTMVYMSHKVSADH; translated from the coding sequence GTGGAACATTCAAATCCCACATTTGAATTTCTAGGCATGACAGGGAACTGGTCCAATATTTTAATGTTAGCAGTGACTACACTAATAGTATTTTTGATCGCCTTTATATCAACTAGAAACTTAAAGATGAAGCCAACTGGTATGCAAAACTTCATGGAGTGGATTATGGACTTTGTGAAGGGAATCATTAAAAGTAACTTTGACTGGCAAACTGGCGGTCGATACCATGTTCTTGGAATAACCCTACTTATGTTTATCGCAGTAGCGAACTTATTAGGACTTCCATTCTCCATATCTTATGATGGGGTACTATGGTGGAAATCTCCGACGGCAGACCCAACAGTTACAATGACATTGGCAGTTATGATTATCATTTTAACGCACTATTATGGAATAAAGATGAAGGGTATGAAGGGCTACGCAGTAGATACATACTTAAAGCCAATGCCGTTCTTATTCCCATTAAAAGTTATCGAGGAATTCGCAAATACGTTGACACTTGGTCTTCGTCTTTACGGGAACATCTATGCAGGTGAGGTTCTTTTAGGCCTTCTCGCAGGTTTAGCAACAGGTTATGGAGCTTTTGGCTTTGTTGGTGCAATTATACCAGCAATGGCATGGCAAGGTTTCTCGCTATTTATCGGCGGAATCCAAGCATTCATTTTCGTTATGTTAACAATGGTTTATATGTCACACAAAGTGTCGGCAGACCATTAA
- a CDS encoding F0F1 ATP synthase subunit delta, with product MSNSTVAKRYAISLFELATQKNEVSAVENDLRELKVVWNGNKDVKTLFTSPKLSLDKKKELIRQIFANANPIVINTLLVLIDKKRLAEVSDIISEFMILSNEAQGIAEAKVYTTRALTEEERANVSSVFAKNVGKQALNIQNIVDPSIIGGMRVQIGNRIYDSTLSTKLDRLKRNLIG from the coding sequence TTGAGTAATTCAACTGTAGCTAAGCGTTATGCAATCTCTTTGTTCGAGTTAGCAACACAAAAAAATGAAGTATCAGCAGTCGAAAATGATTTGCGAGAACTTAAAGTTGTTTGGAATGGTAACAAAGACGTGAAAACTTTATTCACCTCTCCAAAGTTATCTCTAGACAAGAAAAAAGAGTTAATACGTCAAATCTTTGCAAATGCCAATCCGATCGTTATCAATACACTTTTAGTGCTTATTGATAAGAAGAGATTAGCAGAAGTATCAGACATTATTTCTGAATTTATGATTCTTTCGAATGAAGCACAAGGTATTGCTGAAGCGAAAGTGTATACTACACGTGCACTTACAGAAGAAGAACGTGCAAACGTATCATCTGTATTTGCTAAAAACGTAGGAAAACAAGCTTTAAATATTCAAAACATTGTAGATCCATCAATTATAGGTGGAATGCGTGTTCAAATCGGAAACCGCATTTACGACAGCACTCTAAGCACAAAATTAGATCGCTTAAAACGTAACTTGATCGGTTAA